In Ruminococcaceae bacterium BL-6, a genomic segment contains:
- a CDS encoding conserved protein of unknown function (Evidence 4 : Unknown function but conserved in other organisms) → MGRKTEYCIIPPGPFWASERLPGLVRHEIFFGPYRQKSIQYGLVAFLTPEMHNMGDYAVHNFRANDLALKRVGQRAAMQRYGWNVQEFIARFGKNYL, encoded by the coding sequence ATGGGGCGAAAAACAGAGTACTGCATAATCCCGCCCGGCCCATTTTGGGCGAGCGAAAGGCTCCCCGGCCTTGTGCGGCACGAAATCTTTTTCGGCCCGTACCGGCAGAAGTCGATCCAGTATGGCCTTGTGGCGTTCCTCACCCCGGAGATGCACAACATGGGGGACTATGCCGTACATAATTTCAGAGCGAACGATCTTGCGCTGAAGCGTGTCGGGCAGCGGGCGGCGATGCAGCGGTACGGATGGAACGTTCAAGAGTTTATTGCGAGATTCGGAAAAAATTACTTATGA
- a CDS encoding conserved protein of unknown function (Evidence 4 : Unknown function but conserved in other organisms), producing the protein MGKEIKVTCDSCGEDIYGKKYFTLNIRKVIHGKQTLNPAIYLCPKCFRETKLALLLMDAEDEKSC; encoded by the coding sequence ATGGGAAAAGAAATTAAAGTAACTTGTGATAGCTGCGGCGAAGATATTTACGGAAAGAAATATTTTACGCTTAATATTCGGAAAGTTATTCACGGAAAGCAAACGTTAAACCCGGCAATCTACCTTTGCCCGAAGTGTTTTCGAGAAACAAAGTTAGCGTTGCTTTTGATGGACGCGGAGGATGAAAAGTCATGCTAA
- a CDS encoding conserved protein of unknown function (Evidence 4 : Unknown function but conserved in other organisms), protein MRIQFDKARWAQDSDGFWLSLRVKFPAQARQFSETIQPKLYDADLKIHREKRSLDANSYLWVIAQKIAEAVRNITKEAVYRDAVKHAGQFQPLIIENDAVETFVHKWGGHGIGWFAEKAETNIPGYTQVIAYYGSSVYDSREMSILLDYIINEAQDMGIETATPDEIAKMEALWGEKQSTA, encoded by the coding sequence ATGAGAATCCAGTTTGACAAGGCCCGCTGGGCGCAAGATTCAGACGGATTTTGGCTCTCTCTCCGGGTGAAATTCCCGGCGCAGGCCCGGCAGTTTTCCGAGACGATACAGCCGAAATTGTACGATGCCGATCTGAAAATTCACCGGGAAAAGCGGTCGCTGGATGCGAACAGCTACCTATGGGTGATCGCGCAGAAGATCGCGGAGGCCGTCAGGAACATCACCAAAGAAGCGGTATACCGCGACGCCGTGAAGCACGCCGGACAATTCCAGCCGCTTATTATTGAGAATGATGCAGTTGAAACATTTGTCCATAAATGGGGCGGGCATGGAATTGGCTGGTTTGCGGAAAAAGCAGAGACCAACATTCCGGGCTATACCCAGGTGATTGCGTATTACGGTTCCTCTGTGTATGACAGCCGCGAAATGTCAATCTTGCTGGACTACATCATCAATGAGGCGCAGGACATGGGCATAGAGACGGCCACGCCGGACGAGATCGCAAAAATGGAGGCTTTATGGGGCGAAAAACAGAGTACTGCATAA
- a CDS encoding conserved protein of unknown function (Evidence 4 : Unknown function but conserved in other organisms) encodes MKTVNQLILDCVAKVLRINETTDAQISISVTGHINALECDGYKHGYYKGTKKIINGETYYESDYSPLKDFPCGWIRLNTEDTESQLRALLESLNTLEKELLTKEAK; translated from the coding sequence ATGAAAACCGTAAATCAGTTAATTCTTGACTGCGTGGCTAAGGTGCTACGCATCAATGAGACTACAGACGCCCAAATATCGATCAGTGTAACCGGGCATATCAACGCATTGGAATGTGATGGATACAAGCACGGATATTATAAGGGAACAAAAAAGATCATTAACGGAGAAACGTACTACGAGAGCGATTATTCCCCTTTGAAAGATTTTCCATGCGGCTGGATCAGATTGAATACTGAAGATACAGAATCCCAGCTCCGCGCTCTGCTGGAATCCCTGAACACTCTGGAAAAAGAGCTGCTCACAAAGGAGGCTAAATAA
- a CDS encoding protein of unknown function (Evidence 5 : Unknown function): MDNLEIYNAVRSVPADAQREIKGGRLSGKTDINPMWRLKILTEQFGPCGIGWKYTIEKQWLEAGASGEISAFCDILLYYKKNGEWSDGIPGTGGSAFIAKEKGGLYTSDECYKMALTDALSVACKALGVAADIYWQKDSTKYTARPEEPPRQEHPAPQYIDEIKQTVLLKELHRTGWDAKEMLAYLGKKFPKNPPASLGHIDERQFTFIVKALEKRPTKAAEQA; the protein is encoded by the coding sequence ATGGATAATCTCGAAATCTATAACGCTGTCCGGTCTGTGCCCGCAGATGCACAACGAGAAATCAAGGGCGGACGTTTAAGCGGAAAAACAGACATTAACCCAATGTGGCGGCTGAAAATCCTCACTGAACAATTCGGCCCCTGCGGGATCGGCTGGAAATATACCATCGAAAAACAATGGCTTGAGGCTGGAGCATCCGGAGAAATATCCGCTTTCTGCGACATCTTACTCTATTACAAAAAAAACGGAGAATGGAGCGATGGAATCCCCGGAACGGGGGGGAGCGCTTTTATTGCAAAAGAAAAAGGCGGCCTCTATACCAGCGATGAATGTTACAAAATGGCGCTCACGGATGCGCTTAGCGTGGCCTGCAAGGCACTGGGCGTCGCGGCTGATATCTATTGGCAAAAGGATTCTACAAAGTATACTGCCCGTCCGGAGGAGCCGCCTCGGCAGGAGCACCCAGCCCCGCAATACATCGACGAGATCAAGCAGACCGTCTTACTGAAAGAGTTGCATCGTACCGGCTGGGATGCAAAAGAAATGCTTGCTTATCTCGGAAAGAAATTCCCGAAGAACCCGCCTGCTTCCCTCGGTCACATCGACGAAAGGCAATTTACATTTATTGTCAAGGCGCTGGAAAAACGTCCCACGAAAGCGGCTGAACAAGCATGA
- a CDS encoding conserved protein of unknown function (Evidence 4 : Unknown function but conserved in other organisms): MATLYEISDQYAAFLAAVESGEIPDEAIADTLAGLDGDLEDKIDSIACIIKQLNAEADAIKAERDALGERQQAKAHKADRLKDYIRQSMTLAGKKKIETSRNRISIGKPTPRVAITNIDALRTAPDIWKPYDYGKETNIDKAKLKEMLQAGTVVPGAEMQDGAPRLTIK, from the coding sequence ATGGCAACACTCTATGAAATATCCGATCAGTACGCCGCTTTTCTCGCCGCTGTTGAATCCGGGGAAATCCCGGATGAGGCGATTGCGGATACCCTCGCCGGGCTGGACGGCGACCTTGAAGATAAGATCGATAGCATCGCCTGCATCATCAAGCAGCTTAACGCCGAGGCCGATGCGATCAAGGCTGAGAGAGATGCCCTCGGAGAACGCCAACAGGCCAAGGCCCACAAGGCCGACCGGCTGAAAGACTACATAAGGCAGTCTATGACGTTGGCCGGCAAGAAAAAAATCGAGACCTCCCGGAATCGCATCAGCATCGGAAAGCCTACTCCTAGAGTAGCCATCACAAATATTGACGCGCTCCGCACCGCTCCGGATATCTGGAAGCCTTACGATTATGGCAAGGAAACGAACATCGATAAGGCCAAGCTGAAAGAGATGCTGCAGGCTGGAACCGTTGTACCTGGTGCGGAAATGCAAGACGGAGCACCCCGGCTGACGATTAAGTGA
- a CDS encoding protein of unknown function (Evidence 5 : Unknown function): protein MISRGRAKWEPGYAARQEKTQPQIKDKPDVVPEERREKLMQVFGRELTTDEIIRFVRDFAAQTRRHKDCHDCLYIDMALELADEVERLNRRAAPENKPLTLDELRGMDGEPVWVKNNAHPEYSEWKICNGAGESHYYFSNGAAYELNHYGKTWLAYARRPGGSEING, encoded by the coding sequence TTGATCAGCCGGGGCCGCGCCAAATGGGAGCCAGGATATGCGGCAAGGCAGGAAAAAACTCAACCGCAGATCAAGGACAAGCCCGATGTGGTGCCCGAAGAGAGGAGAGAAAAACTGATGCAAGTGTTTGGCCGTGAATTGACTACCGACGAAATCATCCGATTCGTCCGCGACTTTGCCGCGCAGACGCGCCGACACAAGGATTGCCATGACTGCCTGTATATCGACATGGCATTGGAGCTGGCGGACGAGGTCGAAAGGCTAAACCGCCGTGCCGCCCCGGAAAACAAGCCGCTGACGCTCGACGAGCTGCGGGGGATGGACGGGGAACCAGTGTGGGTAAAAAATAACGCGCACCCGGAATACTCCGAATGGAAAATATGTAACGGGGCCGGGGAAAGTCATTATTACTTTTCCAACGGCGCAGCCTACGAGCTCAACCATTACGGCAAAACGTGGCTTGCCTACGCCCGCCGCCCGGGAGGGAGCGAAATCAATGGATAA